One Maribacter sp. HTCC2170 genomic window, CTCTTTTTTAGCATGACAGGTTTCATACCTAATTTTATCCCTTACATCTTTAAATTTAGCTAAAATCTTGTAGGACTTTACTTCTTATAAATTGTATTTTTGTTAGGTGTCTCACCGAGCTATAATTATTTATTCCCACAATAGTTTCATTCTACAATTATAGCTGAGAAGATTAGTGCTGAACAAAATAAAGATTGAATGAATATGGAAAAAGACTATTTCCTTTTAAAGGATAAAATAAAGGAAATTGAATCAAAATTTTTTATCAATAACGGTTGGCTCAAAATTTATGAGAATGATTCAAAAGGCCTAGACGATTCGTCTGGAATATATTGTTGTTTGGTTTCTAATAATCAATTCGAGTTGTATAATAAAGATTATAAATGGCCACTTTCAATGGGAAGAGAAGGAAAACCATCCGTCTATGGGGATAATGCTTATAAAACATACGATGAAGAAGGTTTAGAACCCTTTCTTTTTTACAAGCAGTTTTCCCTTACTGAATCCTCTGTTAAGTACATAGATATTTCCGAGGAATTTATTCTTTATTTCAGGCTTTATGAAAAAGGTAGTGATAAACAAAACAGAACTTTTTTTTACGTCAATGATTATGGAGAATTAGATGAAGTCATCACAATTGAACCACATTTAATTAAAATACAAATCAAATACTTAAAGGAATATATTACAATGAGGGATATGAACTTTGTTGTGTGTTATGATTTTATGAGACTTGTCTCAAATATACCATCAGAATGGAATATTAAATACGGGGAAAAATTGATAAATGACAATGAATTTATCTATAGTCATCTTATTCGAAATGTATCTGATAAAATACAAAGTTGGATAATGGGTAAAGTTTTAATAAAACCAAACAAAGTAAAAAAAACCCATTTTGATTTAGGCGAATCAAAGAATGAAGAATTTATAATTGGCTATGATGATGAAGGAGAATTACTTTATGAAAATTGTGGAAAAACGGATGGAAATCATTTTAAAGCAACCTACTTCAAAAAGGAAGTGCTAAACAAATACTATAACGAACCGTATAAATATGAAGTTGATGGATTTGGAGTGAGTTCTAAGTTCTTTTCATTAAAGATTGATAACAATGTTGGTGATTATGTTCCTGTTTTTCTTACGAATTTAAGAACACTCCCTCATAAAGAACAGCTTCATTGGAAGCAATATAATATTCCACCAAAAGAGAACATGAATATTAGTCGTACTTATTATCGTACAATGATAGATGGACAATGGGCGGAGCAACCAGAAACTGCGGATTTATTCTTCAAATCAAAATATAAAGAGTTCAATAAAAAGTGGGAAAAGAAATTTGGATGGAATCTCTATAAACCATTATCTGAATTGGATAAATATTTATTTACCTCTTTACATAAAATAACGTCTAATAATATTAAAGCCTTTTGTGAACAAACACTAACCATTGTCAAATTAACAATAGACAGGTTAAATGAAAAAGAATTAGCCAAGGGACTAAATTTAGATTCGAATGTCAGGGGAATTTTAAAATTTGAGAAATTTTTAGAATCCAAAGAAATGAAAATTCCGGATATGTTTGAATTTTTAAGAAATTTACAAAATTTAAGGTCTGGTTTGATTGCTCATAGCTTTAGTGAATCAAATTCGGATTGTAAAAAAGCGCTTAAATATTTTAAAATAGAAGATGACAATTACATGGAAGTATTAGAAGAAATATTCATAAAATCTGTTCATACCTTTAATACACTAGAAGAGTATTTCAAATTGAAATAACATAGCCCTATTGATGATAACCGGCATTGATTAATGAAAAAGCCAAATTGACTACAAATCTAAAATCCAAAACGAAAAATAGTAAGACCCTTTACATTATTGGTAATGGATTTGACTTGCATCACGGACTAAAAACCGGTTATAATGATTTTGGTGAATATCTTTTAGACAACGATAAAGAGTTATTTGAATTGTTGGAAAAGTATATTGCTTTCACCATTAAAGGTGATACTCCAACAGAGGATGATAATCTATGGGGTGATTTTGAAGAAAATTTGGCCCATTTGGATATAGACGGCATCATTGATGATAACAATGTATACCTACCGGATTGGTCGAGTGACGATTTTCGAGCGGGAGATTTGCATGCTTTTCCTAATACCATGATGGAAATTTGTGGAAAACTGACTTCTGATTTAATTCAAAATTTTGAAGATTTCATCCTTAGAACTGTTTATAAAGAATCTGTTTCAGAAAGATTGATAGAACTAAATAAAAATGCCAAATATTTAAGTTTCAATTACACCAATACCTTAGAAAGATTATACGATATACCAAAAGAAAAAATCTTATACATACATAATAGTGCTTTCCACGGCTCAGGTGATATTATACTAGGTCATGGAATTAAACCAGAAAATTTTAGAAATGACCCAACTCCACCAGATGGTTTGACAGAGGAAGAGATGGATAGGTGGGTGGAAGAGCAGAATGATAACTATGATTATTCTTTTGATGAAGGAATGGAACAGTTATACCGATATTTTACTGACACCTATAAACCTACTGATACTATAATAAAAGCCAATGAAGATTTTTTTAAGAAACTAGCTGACATTGAACAGATTTATATTTTTGGGCTTTCATTTTCAAGCGTTGATTTGCCTTATTTAATAGAGATAGTAAAGAATCTTAGCGTTAAGGTAAAATGGACTGTTTCCTATCGGTCGGCAAATAAAGTGGCAGAAGTTAAAAAGACCTTGGAAGGAATAGGGATTAAGGATATTAATTTTATTAAGCTAGATGAGTTGTTAATAGATAATAAACAACTTAAATTAGACCTCTTTCCAAATGAAAAAACAGCATAAAATATGAGTTTCGAACAAACTTTTAAAAATATAGATGACCTGCTTTACAAAGATTCAGGAGCAGATAGCGAATTAGATTACATAGGACAAACCTCTTGGGTTATGTTCTTGCGTTATTTAGACGAACTGGAACAAGACAAAGCAGACGAAGCGGAATTAAAAGGCGAAGAATACAAATTCATTTTAGATGAAGAATACCGTTGGCCAATTTGGGCAATGCCAAAAGATGATGACGGAAAATTAGACTACCACAAGGCTATGACAGGACCAGATTTGGTTCAGTTTGTAGACAGAAAGTTATTTCCTTACTTGGCAGAGTTCAAACAAAAAGCTGACAACCCAAAAACTATTGAATACAAGATTGGCGAAATATTCTCTGAACTGAAAAACAAAATTAAAAGCGGTTATAACTTACGAGAGATTTTAGAATATGCAGACGAACTTCCTTTTCGAGCTTCTACTGATAAACATGAGTTAAGCCACTTGTACGAAAGTAAGATTAAAAACATGGGTAATGCAGGTCGTAATGGTGGACAATACTACACACCAAGACCGCTTATTCGTGCCATGATTAATGTGATTGACCCACAAATTGGAGAAAAAATTTATGATGGTGCAGCAGGTTCTTGTGGTTTCTTATGCGAAACATACGAATACATGTATGAGCGCATGGAAAAAACAACCGGCAATCTTAAAACTTTACAAGAGGAAACACTTTATGGAAAAGAGAAAAAGAACTTGGCGTATGTTATTGGGGTCATGAACATGATTCTTCACGGCATTGAAGCCCCAAACATCATTCATACCAATACGCTGGGCGAAAATGTTCGTGATATACAAGAGAAGAATCGTTACCATGTTATTCTAGCGAATCCGCCATTTGGTGGTAAAGAAAGAAAAGAAGTACAACAAAATTTTGACATAAAAACGGGAGAAACTGCATCTTTGTTTCTACAGCATTTTATTAAAAGTTTAAAAACAGGTGGACGAGCGGCAATAGTAATAAAAGATTCTTTTTTATCTAATAATACTGAAAAAGCATACTCAACACTTCGGAAAAATCTACTTGGAAGTTGCGAGTTAAATTGTATTCTCGATTTGCCAAGAGGTACATTTTATGGAGCAGGAGTCAAAACTGTGGTTTTATTTTTTACAAAAGGGGCTCCAACTAAGAAAATATGGTACTATAAACTTGACCCTAAAAGAACTTTAGGGAAAACAAAACCTCTTAATGATAATGATTTTAAAGATTTTCTTGAAAAAATAAGGAATAAAGAAATTGGTAAAAACTCTTGGATAATAAAAGCCCATGAAATAGATGAGAACACATGCAATTTAACTCCAATAAATCCAAATGAGGAAAAGTTAGATAAGATATTAAGCCCTAATACGATTATTTCTGCTGTAAGCAAGTACTCCATGGATTTTAATTCAGAACTTCAAAAAATTAAAACCAATATCGACAGTTATTTGTCAGAAGTTAATCTAATGCTAAAAAATGAGGGAGGAATATGGAAAGAGGAACGTTTCGGCGATGTTTGTGAATTTGTAAGGGGTCCTTTTGGCGGTAGTTTAAAAAAATCAATTTTTGTTGAAAAGGGAATTGCAGTTTATGAACAACAACATGCAATAAATAACCAATTTGAACATGTAAGATATTACATAAATCAAGATAAGTTCAATGAAATGAAAAGATTTGAACTTAAATCAGGTGACTTAATAATGAGTTGTTCGGGCACAATGGGTAAGGTTGCTATTGTCCCTAAATCATTTGAAAAAGGAATAATAAATCAGGCTTTATTAAAACTATCACCTAATCCTTCAATTGATGTAAATTTTTTGAAGTATTGGATGGAAAGTAAAGTATTCAAACTAAAAATTGAAGAACTATCAATGGGTGCAGCAATTAAGAATGTAGCTTCTGTGAAAATTCTAAAAGAAATAATGGTACCTATTCCTCCAATTGAAATACAAAAGAGAATTATTCAAAGAATCGATTCTTTAGTTAATTCTTTTGAAGATGCAATACTCATAACGCGTAATCAGCTTAATCATTTGGAAGACCTCGGAGAGTCTCTACTACAGGAAACTTTTGAAGCAAGTATTGAGGAATTAGAATCTGCTTAATAATGAATGAGGCTCAAACCAAACACGATTTAATAGAGCCCGCTTTGCGTGAAGCAGGTTGGGGCATTGTTAAAGGTAGTCGATTGCGTTTGGAGTTTCCTATTACCAAAGGTCGTTTAATTGGTCAAAACAGACGTTCTAAACCACTTTTTGCTGATTATGTTTTAGAATATAAAAACAGAAGAATAGGTATTGTAGAAGCTAAAAAAAGAGATTTATATTATACAGATGGTGTTGGTCAAGCCAAAGACTACGCAGAACGTCTAAATATTCGATTTACGTACGCCACCAACGGTTTACAAATCTATGGTATAGATTTAGAAGAATGTACAGAAGGTGATGTATCTAAATACCCAACACCTGACGAGCTTTGGGAAATGACGTACCCAACGCCTAAAGAAGATTACAAAGTTGAGATTGCCAATTGGAAAGAACGCTTATTTGCAATTCCTTTCGAAGATAGAGGAGGCACTTGGCAACCAAGATATTATCAACAAAATGCAATCGCTAAAGTATTAGAAGCTATTTCAGAGAAGAAGGACAGAATCTTGCTGACTTTAGCAACAGGAACAGGAAAAACTGCAATTGCCTTTCAAATTGCTTGGAAATTATTTCATGCCAAATGGAATTTAAGGCGAGATGCATCAAGAAGTCCAAGAATCTTATTCTTAGCAGACAGAAATATTTTAGCAGACCAAGCATTTAATTCATTCAATGCTTTTGATACCATTGATGAAAACATAAAGGTTCGAATCCGACCGTCGGAAATAAAAAAGAAAGGTACGGTACCTACAAATGGGAGTGTTTTCTTTACCATTTTTCAAACTTTTATGACGGATGCACAAAAGAATGTTGACCTAGAAGAAGTTTCTGAGGATGTAATACCTGAAATAAAAAAACCAGAAGATTTTAATTTCGGACAATACCCACCAGATTTTTTCGACTTGATAGTTATTGACGAGTGTCATCGTGGAGGTGGTAATGATGAAAGTTCTTGGAGAGCCATAATGGATTATTTTTCGCCTGCTGTACAATTAGGTTTAACTGCAACGCCAAAACGAGATGTAAACGGAGATACCTACAATTACTTTGGTGACCCTGTCTATACTTATAAGTTAAAAGATGGTATTAATGATGGTTTCTTAACCCCTTTTAAGGTAAAAGAAATTCAAACCAATTATGATGAATACACAGTAACAGAAGATGATACTATAATTTTCGGTGAAGCAGAGGTAGGCGATACTTTTACCTATAGGGATTATGGTCGTAAAATTATAATTCAACAGGTTGAGGAATATAGAGTTAAAAAATTCTTGGAAATCATTAATCAAAACCAAAAGTCTTTGGTTTTCTGTGCAACTCAAAAGCACGCTGCATTAATAAGAGATTTAATAAATCAAAATACAGATAGTAAGAGTACAAATTATTGTCATCGTGTAACGGCAGATGATGGCAAAATGGGCGAACTGCACCTAAGAGATTTTCAAGACAATGAAAAAAGTATTCCTACTATATTAACAACTTCACAAAAGTTGAGTACGGGTGTAGATGCACCAGAAATTAGAAACATTGTTTTACTTCGTCCTGTAGATTCCATGGTAGAGTTTAAGCAAATAGTTGGTCGTGGCACAAGGTTATTTGATAGTAAAGATTATTTCACCTTGTTCGATTTTGTGAATGCTCATAATCATTTTCAAGACCCAGAATGGGACGGCGAACCTATACCGCCAGAACCATCAACGGGAGGCGGAACACCAAGAGTTTGTAATATTTGCGGAGAAACACCTTGTGTTTGCGAAAGACCGGAGCCTGAACCCTGTCCTGAATGTGATAATATTCCTTGTGTTTGCGAAACACCACCGAGAAGAATGATTAAAGTTAAACTCTCGGATAACAAAGTGAGAGAAATAGATTCTATGGTCAAGACTTCATTTTGGAGTCCAT contains:
- a CDS encoding N-6 DNA methylase yields the protein MFLRYLDELEQDKADEAELKGEEYKFILDEEYRWPIWAMPKDDDGKLDYHKAMTGPDLVQFVDRKLFPYLAEFKQKADNPKTIEYKIGEIFSELKNKIKSGYNLREILEYADELPFRASTDKHELSHLYESKIKNMGNAGRNGGQYYTPRPLIRAMINVIDPQIGEKIYDGAAGSCGFLCETYEYMYERMEKTTGNLKTLQEETLYGKEKKNLAYVIGVMNMILHGIEAPNIIHTNTLGENVRDIQEKNRYHVILANPPFGGKERKEVQQNFDIKTGETASLFLQHFIKSLKTGGRAAIVIKDSFLSNNTEKAYSTLRKNLLGSCELNCILDLPRGTFYGAGVKTVVLFFTKGAPTKKIWYYKLDPKRTLGKTKPLNDNDFKDFLEKIRNKEIGKNSWIIKAHEIDENTCNLTPINPNEEKLDKILSPNTIISAVSKYSMDFNSELQKIKTNIDSYLSEVNLMLKNEGGIWKEERFGDVCEFVRGPFGGSLKKSIFVEKGIAVYEQQHAINNQFEHVRYYINQDKFNEMKRFELKSGDLIMSCSGTMGKVAIVPKSFEKGIINQALLKLSPNPSIDVNFLKYWMESKVFKLKIEELSMGAAIKNVASVKILKEIMVPIPPIEIQKRIIQRIDSLVNSFEDAILITRNQLNHLEDLGESLLQETFEASIEELESA
- the hsdR gene encoding EcoAI/FtnUII family type I restriction enzme subunit R; its protein translation is MNEAQTKHDLIEPALREAGWGIVKGSRLRLEFPITKGRLIGQNRRSKPLFADYVLEYKNRRIGIVEAKKRDLYYTDGVGQAKDYAERLNIRFTYATNGLQIYGIDLEECTEGDVSKYPTPDELWEMTYPTPKEDYKVEIANWKERLFAIPFEDRGGTWQPRYYQQNAIAKVLEAISEKKDRILLTLATGTGKTAIAFQIAWKLFHAKWNLRRDASRSPRILFLADRNILADQAFNSFNAFDTIDENIKVRIRPSEIKKKGTVPTNGSVFFTIFQTFMTDAQKNVDLEEVSEDVIPEIKKPEDFNFGQYPPDFFDLIVIDECHRGGGNDESSWRAIMDYFSPAVQLGLTATPKRDVNGDTYNYFGDPVYTYKLKDGINDGFLTPFKVKEIQTNYDEYTVTEDDTIIFGEAEVGDTFTYRDYGRKIIIQQVEEYRVKKFLEIINQNQKSLVFCATQKHAALIRDLINQNTDSKSTNYCHRVTADDGKMGELHLRDFQDNEKSIPTILTTSQKLSTGVDAPEIRNIVLLRPVDSMVEFKQIVGRGTRLFDSKDYFTLFDFVNAHNHFQDPEWDGEPIPPEPSTGGGTPRVCNICGETPCVCERPEPEPCPECDNIPCVCETPPRRMIKVKLSDNKVREIDSMVKTSFWSPSGKPISSQEFIEQLFGDLPSFFASENELRKIWSLPSTRKKLLNELSEKGYTNSQLEDLRNLIHGEESDLFDVLSYVAYHKDLVPRLERAGKAKIQMNDYNPKQQEFLNFVLEQYVKEGVDELDDAKLPNLLELKYQAIADAKNELGAIKSIRDTFIGFQELLYRDRAM
- a CDS encoding bacteriophage abortive infection AbiH family protein, whose amino-acid sequence is MTTNLKSKTKNSKTLYIIGNGFDLHHGLKTGYNDFGEYLLDNDKELFELLEKYIAFTIKGDTPTEDDNLWGDFEENLAHLDIDGIIDDNNVYLPDWSSDDFRAGDLHAFPNTMMEICGKLTSDLIQNFEDFILRTVYKESVSERLIELNKNAKYLSFNYTNTLERLYDIPKEKILYIHNSAFHGSGDIILGHGIKPENFRNDPTPPDGLTEEEMDRWVEEQNDNYDYSFDEGMEQLYRYFTDTYKPTDTIIKANEDFFKKLADIEQIYIFGLSFSSVDLPYLIEIVKNLSVKVKWTVSYRSANKVAEVKKTLEGIGIKDINFIKLDELLIDNKQLKLDLFPNEKTA